One Rhipicephalus microplus isolate Deutch F79 chromosome 4, USDA_Rmic, whole genome shotgun sequence genomic window carries:
- the LOC142813846 gene encoding uncharacterized protein LOC142813846, with protein MKRISYSFHASFILATYFAARSNPINSLMKNVTKALSGPSTPVAVLYSSVDVQEVTIFLRSCTVPASVWTLSNDSELQKSFVDHVAPQVYIPNQAFVLIAHHDSLPASLFRKVTYFEKYHSNVHWIVSVRKHDDVLKKLVNHTCQVITVSKFEINEHFGDYKHCTRTNRRVHQNAQKLSLVDKISSTNYPKQATIEYAVFDRQSNFAAGLIGPKPRMVIQAYQALNNTLIERRASDESDSLLLDRRVEIILGTRNVHCWSHCFFYPYALYSPDSARILVRFAGPVDPSFASTWQSFFSIPALLAPMVAIILLAAWIQRRLFPSESSSLSGVLAFVVSTYLGRSPPPEVSSVATSSKIMMASWMVGMLFLINFVQTEITSSRTVPERSSEIRSTAEFIARVQSGTTRLCVNAATSRIIERVTRAAATISYLAPLNTVLRKCGRRCTTDNFWRDCAPKIRGGTHVGIIMASPFILGLAVRNELAAGAEDLLTSSTLSPAHGSFPLRHQHRRLVTALLESGLLDANTASQIRQSKVNAVSVHVPFRDYGLVYVAGCGLSSLLLAVEIAYHRFIRPSQMNGI; from the exons ATGAAGCGAATTAGCTATTCTTTCCATGCTAGCTTTATTTTGGCCACGTATTTTGCTGCTAGATCCAACCCGATAAATTCACTGATGAAGAACGTCACGAAAGCTTTAAGCGGACCATCAACACCGGTAGCTGTGCTCTATTCTTCAGTGGACGTGCAAGAGGTGACAATCTTTCTACGAAGCTGTACCGTTCCTGCAAGCGTGTGGACTCTCTCGAACGACAGCGAGTTGCAGAAAAGTTTCGTGGACCACGTCGCACCGCAAGTTTACATACCGAACCAAGCCTTCGTTCTGATAGCGCACCACGATTCCTTGCCAGCCAGCTTGTTTCGCAAAGTGACCTACTTCGAAAAATACCATTCGAATGTTCACTGGATTGTGTCAGTACGAAAGCACGATGACGTCCTCAAGAAACTCGTCAACCACACTTGCCAAGTCATTACCGTTAGCAAATTCGAGATTAACGAACATTTCGGTGACTATAAACACTGCACTCGAACTAATCGTCGAGTGCACCAAAATGCGCAAAAGCTTTCCCTCGTCGATAAGATATCTTCTACAAATTATCCCAAGCAGGCGACGATCGAATACGCTGTTTTTGATCGACAGAGCAACTTCGCTGCAGGTTTGATTGGTCCCAAGCCGCGCATGGTAATACAAGCATACCAAGCCCTCAACAACACGTTAATAGAGCGACGGGCCAGTGACGAAAGTGATTCGTTGCTCTTAGACAGGCGCGTTGAAATCATCTTGGGCACTCGTAATGTGCATTGTTGGTCCCACTGTTTCTTCTATCCCTACGCTCTCTACTCGCCCGATTCCGCTCGCATTCTCGTGAGGTTTGCAGGTCCTGTGGACCCGTCGTTCGCCAGCACTTGGCAGTCGTTCTTTTCTATCCCCGCACTACTGGCTCCAATGGTAGCGATCATCCTTTTGGCAGCGTGGATCCAGAGACGCCTCTTTCCCAGCGAATCTTCGTCCCTGTCAGGCGTGCTCGCTTTCGTCGTGAGCACATACCTCGGTCGCAGCCCACCTCCTGAAGTGAGCTCAGTCGCCACATCTAGTAAAATCATGATGGCCTCTTGGATGGTGGGCATGCTCTTCTTAATCAATTTCGTTCAGACGGAGATAACGTCGTCTCGAACTGTTCCGGAACGCTCGAGCGAGATTCGGAGCACGGCGGAGTTTATCGCACGAGTTCAATCTGGCACGACACGCCTTTGCGTCAACGCCGCCACGAGCAGGATCATCGAGAGAGTCACACGAGCGGCAGCGACCATTTCCTACCTGGCCCCACTGAACACAGTCCTGAGAAAGTGTGGGCGAAGATGCACCACGGACAACTTCTGGCGAGACTGCGCTCCGAAAATTCGCGGGGGCACGCATGTCGGCATCATTATGGCTTCCCCTTTCATTTTAGGCCTTGCGGTGCGGAACGAGCTTGCGGCCGGAGCGGAAGATTTATTGACTTCCAGTACACTTTCACCCGCACATGGCAGTTTTCCGTTGAG ACACCAGCACCGGCGCTTAGTGACGGCCTTGCTGGAGTCTGGGCTTCTTGACGCAAACACGGCTTCACAGATTCGACAAAGCAAAGTAAATGCTGTTTCGGTCCATGTACCATTCCGCGATTACGGGCTTGTCTACGTCGCGGGATGTGGTTTGTCCTCACTGCTGTTAGCTGTTGAGATAGCGTACCACCGCTTCATCCGACCAAGTCAAATGAATGGTATTTAA